A genomic stretch from Clostridia bacterium includes:
- a CDS encoding HAD hydrolase-like protein, with amino-acid sequence MSIFNFPVKDYYIDLGFDFTNEPFESISDEFTGSYEKNCFSCSLHKGAKRALEMIYASGITQSILSAAHQDYLEKCASYYGIQKFFIKLIGLDNTHAAGKLENGKKWVSEIPYKKEEIVLIGDTVHDYEVAKAVGCECILLSLGHHSHDRLESCNVPVAKDIEHVITMLGL; translated from the coding sequence ATGTCTATATTTAACTTTCCCGTCAAGGATTATTATATAGATTTGGGTTTTGATTTTACAAATGAACCTTTCGAAAGCATTTCTGATGAATTTACAGGCAGCTATGAGAAGAACTGTTTCTCGTGCTCACTGCATAAAGGAGCAAAACGGGCATTAGAGATGATATATGCTTCGGGTATTACACAATCCATTTTATCTGCGGCACATCAGGATTATCTTGAAAAATGCGCCTCTTATTATGGTATTCAAAAATTTTTTATTAAGCTTATTGGCCTTGATAACACACACGCTGCAGGCAAGCTTGAGAACGGTAAAAAGTGGGTTTCGGAAATACCATATAAAAAAGAAGAAATCGTTCTAATCGGCGACACGGTGCATGACTATGAAGTTGCAAAAGCAGTAGGTTGTGAATGCATACTTTTATCCTTAGGACATCACAGTCATGATAGATTGGAATCTTGCAACGTCCCGGTAGCAAAAGATATTGAGCACGTTATCACAATGCTTGGACTATAA
- the serS gene encoding serine--tRNA ligase — protein sequence MLDIKMLRNNTEALNKALLKSKGKFDIDRFLSLDEKRRDLLYKVEQLKSKQNADSKLIPQYRKEGKDVSSIMDEMKLLSENIKVMDIQVKEVDDELEQLLLTLPNIPNEAVPVGDSDADNIEIRKWGEPRKFEFEPKAHWDIGEDLGILDFGTAAKVTGARFTFYKGIGAKLERALINFMLDLHTEKHGYTEVFPPFMVHRNSMVGTGQLPKFEEDAFKVAGTEYFLIPTAEVPVTNMYREQILDIKDLPIYHTAYSACFRAEAGSAGRDTRGLIRQHQFNKVELVKFTTPEESYGELEKLTNDAEEILKLLGIPYRVVKLCTGDLGFSSAMTYDLEVWMPSYNRYVEISSCSNFESFQARRAGIKFRRGPKEKAEFVHTLNGSGVAVGRTTACILETYQQGDGSVLIPEALQKYMGGKTVIRR from the coding sequence ATGTTAGACATAAAAATGCTAAGAAATAATACAGAAGCCTTGAATAAAGCCTTATTGAAGAGTAAGGGGAAATTTGATATTGACAGGTTCTTATCCTTGGATGAAAAAAGAAGAGATCTGCTTTATAAGGTAGAACAACTTAAAAGCAAACAGAATGCCGATTCAAAGCTTATACCCCAATATAGGAAGGAAGGTAAGGATGTTTCTTCCATTATGGATGAAATGAAACTTTTGTCTGAAAACATCAAAGTGATGGATATACAGGTGAAGGAAGTAGATGATGAACTTGAGCAGTTATTGCTTACTTTGCCTAATATTCCTAATGAGGCAGTACCTGTAGGAGATTCTGATGCTGATAATATTGAAATCAGAAAGTGGGGAGAGCCAAGGAAGTTTGAATTTGAACCCAAGGCTCATTGGGATATAGGCGAAGATTTAGGGATTCTAGATTTTGGAACTGCTGCCAAGGTGACAGGAGCCAGATTTACATTTTATAAGGGTATAGGCGCAAAGCTCGAAAGAGCTCTTATTAACTTTATGCTCGATCTTCATACTGAAAAGCATGGCTATACGGAAGTTTTTCCACCCTTCATGGTTCATAGAAACAGTATGGTCGGGACAGGACAACTTCCTAAGTTTGAGGAAGATGCATTTAAAGTAGCAGGAACAGAATATTTCCTCATCCCTACAGCAGAGGTACCTGTAACAAATATGTACAGGGAACAGATACTGGATATAAAGGATTTGCCAATATATCATACGGCTTATTCTGCATGTTTCAGAGCTGAAGCAGGTTCTGCAGGGAGAGATACCAGAGGACTAATCAGGCAGCATCAGTTTAACAAAGTAGAGCTCGTAAAATTTACTACGCCTGAAGAGTCCTATGGAGAATTAGAAAAGTTAACAAATGATGCTGAAGAGATACTAAAATTACTTGGCATACCTTACAGGGTAGTAAAGCTTTGTACTGGAGACCTAGGTTTTTCTTCAGCGATGACGTATGATTTGGAAGTATGGATGCCAAGTTATAACAGGTATGTAGAGATTTCATCATGTAGTAATTTTGAAAGCTTCCAGGCAAGGAGAGCAGGCATTAAGTTTAGAAGGGGACCAAAGGAAAAAGCGGAATTTGTACATACATTGAATGGATCGGGAGTAGCCGTGGGAAGAACAACTGCGTGTATTTTAGAGACATATCAGCAGGGAGATGGATCTGTACTTATCCCTGAGGCATTACAGAAGTATATGGGAGGTAAGACTGTAATTAGAAGATAA